CAAGCAGTAATGCTGGGGTCCAAAACTGAAGCCGAAAGATGCCTTTTATTACGGCCGATCCAAAATGAACATGAATTAATAAGTGTACTGCAATGCTTCCAAGACTTCGAGGGCCAGAGTGAACACAGGGCTGAAATTCTGAGACTACAAATGGATTAAGGGAACACTATAATAGGACTATAATACTGCTCACTCAGAATTCAACTCAGGTCTACACAGTGGGATTGGCACCCTGGAAAGAGTTCTTAGGAGCACATtgtaaaccccccaccccccgcaatatCAGGTTATTCTCTCAGATGAAAATGTCACCCATCAACTGTTTTAATATATGGTAAAGAGAAAAAGATAGTACTTGTGCCTTATGAAAGCTGAAGGGTGGTGTAGTGACTGGGACTAAGACCTGAGaggcacaggttcaaatccccaatctgACATGGAAGCTTGTGGGTGAGCTTGGCCCAGTCAtgtgctctcagcctaacccatttTACAtggttgttgagaagataaaatgggggaaagaatggtgttgtaagctgctttaggattctgctggggagaaaaacaggatacagATATATAAAAATTTCAATCAGCTGAATAGCACGTGAGAGGTTTAAATCGTCCCTTCTCCAGTACCATGACCCCCACCCAGCCCCTACTCATTCTAAAACAAAACTGTGCATCTGGGATTTTAGTTGCAAACTCCAGCTTTGCATATAGTCTTCAGTTAATATTTAAAATTGCCATCAGAAACTGCTTCTACACAAATGCAACAAATTGTACAAAATTTGCCTAGAGAAATATGAAACAGCTTTTCAAAAATACTTTTGAGTTAGGCCTAGTTCCCCCCTCACATCTGACACTGTGCCACTTCAGACTGAATGTGTGCACTCACAGGAATGGATACTCCTccatgaacaaacaaaaaatccccaCAAAGAAATACATATAGCATATCAAGAAAGGAAGGCTAGAATCCTTGTCCCTGGCCTCTAGTTTTCCACATGCAGGGAAATATACAGAGGAAGTTGACATGAGGAAGCCCACAGCTTTACCAAGCTGAAAAAATTGAATCTCCAGAAACCTCCTTGAGGCAGTGAAACAACAAAGAAGTTTTAAAACTTCAGCAAAATAGCTCAATAAAACAAACTGATGAATAAACCCTTTCCAATCCCAGCAATCACAAGGTCACCACCTACTCAAAGCAGcataaagcaattttaaaagcaAGTTATAAAAAATAATAGTGGAAACAATAGTTGCTGTCCTCCAAAGTAAAATTTGCAAAGAGGGTACCATTTTAGCCAGTGTGTGGGATTCTGCATCTTCCCTGAGGCAGTCAAGGCCTGCTGTCTTCGCAAAGTTGATGACCATGAATTTAAGCATTGTTCAGCGCTTTCGAAAAGGCTCTGCTCCCCACCACAAAGACAGATGCACTTTTTACAACAGATGCAAAAGAGGGAATAGTCACTTTGCTGGGAGAGATATTATTTTGCATCAGAATTATCCTGTACCAGTTCCTAAAAGATACCTTTTCTAAAGTGGTTGAAACCATATGAACCTGTAAGCAATTTCCATTGGCTGCTACTGGAAATTCACAGGACTGACTCAGGAGAGTCAGAAGAGAAATAGAACCGCCACTGTTGAATATTCCATATCTCCTTCTCTTGCTctatatttttattacatttgtatgccgaccttccccttacaggctcagggtggcttccaacatataaaGGTACGATAATAAACATAAAAACCATATACAGCCAGTTAAAACCCCAGATGGTCAGTAAAATCAGTTTACATTAAGATACACGTTAAAGAACCCCAATATATAAACAGCAGAGGAAAGGAGACCTTTCTTATGAGGGGAATTTCAAACCATGAATTTTGAAGGATGTTTTAACATTTATAATATACCTTTGTTCTTatgagggggcaagggcactaaaattgtttaaacttttgtagagagaggctcattccgcacatgcagaataatgcactttcaaactgctttcagtgctctttgaagctgtgcggaatggcaaaatccacttgcaaacagttgtgaaagtggtttgaaaatgcattattttgtgtgtgcggaaggggccccagagtggTTTAGTGATTAGTGCCAGACTTGGGTCGGAGAGACCTAAAATCAAATCCTCACCCTGACATGGTAGGTTATTGGAATGCCATTGGACCTCttgctctcagcctaatctacctcacaaaatgATGTTTGTGAAAATATGGTAGGAAAACATAGTcgtgagagagccagtgtggtgtagtgattaagagcaggtagactctaatttggagaatcaggtttgattccatactcttccacatgagtgagtgagtcttatctgatgaaccagatttgtttccctgctcctatattcctgcttggtgaccttgggccagtcacagttctctcagaactctctcagccccacctacctcacaaggcatctgttgtggggagaggaagggaaaggagtttgcaagaccagagtctccttataggagagaaaggcagggtataaattcaaactctttttcttctaagctATTTTGGGTACTGGGGAGAAAAATAAGGTATGAACAAATAGGTCTTGACTAATATACATATCAGGCTTTTTATTCCAAAATAACCTCCATAGTCCATGACCACAGTAGTCAATAGCAAATGTCTTTATATAGTCCATTTACATCCAATCACAGATGTGCATGTGCTACTagaggccaccccaccccagacacCTCAagtcaatttatatcccacctttcttcccaaccaAGAGCAGCTTGCGTGgttctcttcttctctgctgcgtcctcaaaacaatcctgtgaggtaggtcaagcTGAGGAATGAAACCTTTAGAAGGGGTGAGGAGCTCCCAGCATTCAGGCCTTTGCCATGTTTTACTTACGCTGTTAATAGGAGGTTGGCTTTTTGTAATTTGGGGCGGTGGTGGAATCACATcccttgattgggggggggggggatttacagATCTTCTGCCATAACCTGGCTCCCCCCAGGAATCAGAGTAACTTGAATACCTGTGGCTAGCTCAGATGAGCTTTTTATAATtttctgttatattttattttgagaGCCAGAGTTATGGATATCACAATGTCAGATTTACAGCTGTCATCAACTTCAACTATTTCTGTCCAAAATTTCAGATTTCTAGTTTGTGGGGAAGCATTTTTAAGAGTAACAGGGTTTCAACAACGTtaaatgctaaaaaaaaccccaacaaccaaACCTATTTTGGAGGATGTTCATAAACATTTGGAGAACGTTATGGTGATGAGAGACTGAGCATTCAAATAAAGATAACACAAGCAGGGCCATGCCTCAGTGGCAAAgcttctgcttggcatgcagaaggtctcaggttcaatcctgggaaatagatgatgtgaaagacctcggcCTGAGATCCTTGACATGTGCAatcagtctgtctcagaaaaagatgttagtagggttgtatattcctccaccacagaactcaacatgctggatcttctttgttgtagaatgctccgcctgggtcctagtgcctacctacaCCCACCCTCTCaatttgtttgaaagtaaaaatattttggcattcagtttaattatactgAATTATTatatagttttgacaaaggccactcgtaaaaatgaatgataattctcatattcattcgggactacattctaatgcgaAAGAACACACTTTTCACaatcgctgcacctcaactgactatactaacatttttttctgagacagagtatggaCAACACTGGCCTTAATGAATCAAGGCAACAGAATGACGATTCATGTGTTCCAAGATTAATTACAACAAACCAGGTTTATTAATTTCAAACTAGCACTTCAAGACCCACAAAGAACAGCCCCACCCAGTGCCATACAAATCTAGAcaacagaaattaaaaataagacaAAGAGCCTTAATCCGTTGCGTTCACTGATTAAAAAGTAGGGGAAATAattctgattgggggggggggggcatctcagTCACGGTACACAAGAGTTTTGCGGCACCTTAAGATTTCACAGTAAGGTATAATCCATTTTAATTTACAGTGTACTTATTAAAATGGCACTAACCTTCAATATTAAGAGAAAGTACCTTTGCAATTCTCATCCCCCATAACATCCAGTCATTACCCATAAGTTAAAAATTATATACATAtggataagtgtgtgtgtgtgcatgtctcAGCATTTATTAGGTTCCCAATATAAGTCTGTTTAGAACATAGCATATCTTCTCTTTCTTCCAGCTTACGTGCCCCTAAAATGGTTTTCAACTTTGGGGAACTTTGGCATAGACTCAGTGAGCCAAAAAATGATGAGAGATATTTGCACAGAAGCTTTTCCTTGACCTGCACAAAAGAAATTCACAGACAGGGTAGACCCAACACTGTACGAGGAAATCAAAATTAATCTCTCATGGCACTGAAAGAATATCCCAAATTCCAGGTAACTAACATGGTTGCCAAGGCAGTAACAGGAACCAGAAAAGTTTTGGAGAGTTTCAGGACGTAGCTAGAGCCCCTGCTCCAGTTCCATGGGGAGGCAGCATCATTGGAGGCAGGAACATGGATTTCAGCTTCCCAGACATGCTGGCGATCTCAAGGTCCTGAGATTCGTAAGACTTTATCAAGCGGGCAAATTTGAGAACTcctaggaaagaaagaagaaaccctTTTGAACATGGAGCCAGCTCCACTTTCACTGCTACCTAGTGGGAGAATATGGGAAGCATCAGTTTGCAAACAGAATAAAAATTTCCACCAGAGCAAAATTTTCCTGCCCCCTGCAAACATCCCCTCCAAAATGATGCCCCTGCAGGAACCTGAGGAATGGCATGAAGGGGTGAATAGCAGGAAGAGAAGATCAGTGAAAATTTTAGTCAGGATCTACAGGGCAGGATCTGCTGGCTAAACTGAGAAATTGGATGCCCTTTTCCATTGActagcatcagtggcgtagctaggccagagtgcgcccggtgcacactctggctttttcgcacacacacacacaccccgcccccgtggcacttcattccacttacttttaggaaaggagcaggttgaaaaagcctgcctgtgttgcctgggcctggtgggaactacatttcccaggagcccctgggaaatgtagttctcaccaggcccaggcaacacaggcaggcttcttctctgggatgttccattcctaaaagtaagtaagGGGGGGCTGCCacgggggggggagcgagggggatttccccgccccccatgtgaccagaatttgtgcgcccagtgcgttgcacacctcccccccgccccctggtggctttgccactgactAGCATTATATCAACCCAAAAGCTCAGGGATCTGCACAAGCCCCATCCCAGAACTGGTCATTCCACACTTGCAACCAACCTTCCCCATCGTTACTGAAGCCGTAGGCTTTGATCACATCCTGTTGGATCTGCGTGGCCACGGGCAGCAGGAACTGTAACATTTTGCCCATGTCATTGCCAGCATTCTCCCTCGCCTCTTCAAGGCGCTGGGCATTCTCCGGTGCTCCAAATGCCTTGATCACTTCCGCCAGGACCACTGAGGAATTAGAAAAGCAACACTCATCAGGCATCCACTTACATCAAAGACTATTAATATAAAGACTGTCTGGTGCTCCTTTTCGTTCTCAGCTGGCTTCTTGACTGGTTTTGAGAGGATCTGGGATGGACTTGAGCAAGTATTTGAATTTCTAGTGAGCGAACAAAGAGCAGAGTGTGCTAAACACTGACTCTGCCCAGAGAACGTGCTGTAACTTAACGCCAGTGATGAAGTGAAACTATTTGCCTTCATGCATTTTACAGAGATCTTTGCAAGATCAGCTCAGAACATCCCGCCTGAAAAATCTACTACCCACCCTGCATATATGTTCAAAATTGTAAGGAAGAGTTCTGCCGAGTTCAAAAGCATGCACGGTATGTTTCCTATTAATCAATCTGGCTGGTCCTAATCAAAGCCGttacatggattttgtttttggAACCGGCATGGACTCATTTGATGGTTCATAACTTTTGGTCACAGGAAGCTGCGATTGTGCACCctggaggggaagagaggcacAATTCCTGCTATTACCACTATGGCAGGGAATGAGACCTGATGCCCCAAACCTATCAGCTGCTTGGAACAAGCTCTGAGCTCTAAGTCACGCATGCCTCTTGCAGGCTTGAAATGAGGCACCTCGGAGGCCAGGACTCCAGAGAAGGCAGAGCCAGATTCCTGGGGAAAGTGAAAAGATCATCCTTGACTTCACAGAATAGTTTTCTGCAACACGGTATCCCAGTACAAAAGGCACCTGACGTGAGTTCTATAGGCACCTTAGCACCCACAAATACACTTTTTGATACCCACCACGTGTTTACAAAAATTGGGGCCAGGTAGAGCTCTGGCCAAACAGGatttctgactggccattggagatctgaaggaatgggcagattaaaataacattattttggGGTTAGCTGCTACTATAGTATTGATTTTATTCTCTCACACTCTCCTTTTTCTCAGTGTACTTCAAAATATATATTACTCTCGTCCCCTGTGCtttctttatgtgtgtgtgggaggggctcTACCTCCGGTGGCAGACATTTTTGTAGTTCTGCTCagtaccctgtgtcagaattccaaatgtgcccacttgctcaaaaaggttggggacccctgtattaGGCAAGCCCCAATTCCATGCAATCCTTGGTTCCAATTTTCTGCCAGTGATCCAACAGGAATCCCTGTCAGAACTCACCTCATGAgcatcaaaaaaaaaatcacaagtagGAATGGCTTTAGGGTACGTGCTCCGACCAGTTTATACACACAGCAGAAAGTCAGCATTAAAGCTTTTCCTGAGCTGTGTCACGTTTGGCTACAATTGGGAGGAAATGGGTAGAAACATATTTCTTCCTCCGACTGCTAGAACTAAGGGTCACCCAATGAAACTGACAGTCAGTAATCTGAGGCAGAGAATTGGAAGCAGGCCCTTTAAAACCCTTAGTAGTCTTGGACCTACAAACCTATGGGACTACCTCTCCCGTTACAACCACTCCCACACACTTCTTTTGGTCACCCTCTGCTAGCCTCTTGCAGGTGTTCAGCCTCAGAATGCTTTGATTAGCTGACCCCACAGGAAGGGGCTTTTCAGTTATGGCCCCTAAACTGAGAAATGCACTCAGATGACACCCGCACTCAGCTGGACTTCTTTAGTTTCCACATAATGTTCAAGACCAAATTTTTCAGGTAGACCTTTGGAGTGTAATTCACAAATTTGTGATGTTTTGTTAGTGGGATGGCACTAGCCATATATTTTAACAGTAATATTTATATTTATCATTtgtcatatattttttaaaaaactcatttaTTCTGGTTTAATGTTGTAACTCGCCACAAGAccctgtggaggagtggcgactttttaaaaatctaataagtAAATACAATTTGAAAAATGATCAGGAGGACTTCACAGACAATGGAatatgtggaactcactgccacaaattATGGTGATGGTCACCAGTGCAGGTAGTatttaaaagggggttgggaCAGATGTATAGAAAACAGGTCTATTGCTAGGCAGTAAAATGGGTCTTCCTTCTTGAGAGGCAGAACACCTCTAAATGGTCAAGTGCcaggaagcaggagaaggctgctgTCTCTTGACCAGGGCTATAGTCTTCCCTGTGACATCTGACCAATTGCTCTTGACCACCAGGATCCTGGAGGAGATAGTCTATTGGTCTGATGCAAAATGGTTAGTCTTACATTCTTATGGTGCTGGGAGTCCACATGCATCCATGGAAAAATGATGCCTTGAAGATAGAAAAACGCCAAAGGATTATTGTCTTTAGTCAAGCTCGCAGACACCAGTGGAATGGCGGAAGCAATGCAGGGTCCAATGAACAGATAACTCATCGTCCTATAcagcagggatccccaatctttttgagtctgCGGGCACAACTGGAATTATGACATGGCAtgatgggcacagccacaaaatggccgccgccaAGAGGCGGAaccaaatgattgccacagcttaacttcagtaacatcaTATGGACCCTTGTGCTTTGGTGgcacctgctgccaaagcaacattttaaaaaatcctcacagTCAATCAAATATCCAAGTGCCAATCAGATGCCTTGCAGGGCAAAGCCTTACATAGCTCCATGcaattcctaaaaacacttgggaggCCACAGAAAGGGGCATCGGCAGTATTATGAGGAGAACCCGTCCCAGGCAATATATTTTGAAACACCTTGCCAGTTGCTCAGGAAAGCAGTCAACAACCCAtctattaaaaatgtatttgcatCTCCCTACTTGGCTTCCCCTGTAGCACTTCTCTGTGCCCAGGAGCAAAGGTAAAGCCCCTTGAGAAAACCTTGACCATATGCAGAGTGCATTCTTGCCACACTCACTGAGATATATCTGGGTCATCGGAGCAGAGCTTCCTTGTCAAAGAAATCGTCTTCCTTGCCCACATTTCCATTTACAAAAATACACCTATGCTCATCCTCCACCCCAGTttataaaaatgcacaaaaaacaCCCAGCAAGGTGTGCCCTGCACTAAATCTTCCGTCGGCTCCTCCTCTTCGCTAAATGCTGCTAGCAAAGTGGATCTCTCCAGGACAGTCAATCTAGCGCGGCCCTGGATGAGTGGGCCACATCCACTCACCTTTGGCTTGCTCCGCGCTCAAGGAGACGGGCTGGGCCTGGGTGGAAGTGGCCACAGGCCGCTGGAGACTGGACATGGGGCCGCCAGAAAGGTGCCCGGGAGATACGGCTCGCAAAGAGGGGCGGAGGGGGGATACCACGCCGGTGGGGCTGCGCGGAGGCGCGCGGGGATCCCTTTTGGGGAACCCTCCTcgctgcctgctgctgcagctgcacttTCAAGCGATGCAACAGCCCCGCTGCAGCCCACGAAAGCGCCGCACAGGTCCAGGCTCGTTCCCCGGGCAGAGCCAAACGGCACCGGCGGCCTCGCGCAAACTCCTCCCACAAACTGTGTGAACGCGCCTGATTCGTCTCCGCCTTCCTACTTCCGTATTTAAAAGGCGGggcgtcccccccctccccacgccccGTTTCCTCTGCGCGTTTTCATTTGTTTCCGCACCTTGCATGGAATCGGCGCAAAGAGGTCTCTGGTGCAAGGCGTGGCGAGGTTATCTTTCCAAGGGGACCGAAAGGATCTATAATTGGCCACGGCTGGctgaagggagcctccatgtACAGAAGCAGTGAACTTAAAGCTtgttgggaagggaaaagggcGACCTCGGAGTCCCCTTCATGCACTTCTCGGCAGCATCCGGCTGCCCGGGGaaattttggaaataaaatgttggagTATCCCTTATTGTGGTGACTATTGACCAAAGTcgttcctccttccttttctggAGGTCTTGTTTATTGCGCAGCTCTTCATGGGGACTAGAAATCTAATATTCTACCCGTAGTCGATAAACTGGGGAGTCCCTGCTCCTAATCCCCAGGAACTCAGAAATTAGGTTTAAGCAAACCGTTGTCTTCAATATGCATAAAGCCCGCCCCCATAAATACTGTTTTAACTGGCATTATGGGTTGGGGCAAAAGTTAATAACAGAAAAGGCTGACCCCAGTGGCCCCTTTGAGACCAAGAACATTTTTATGTTTGGTATAAGCTTTCCTGTGCAGATTATACCAAGAAATCAAGAATAAAGTTTACCCCAAgctttataccaagaataaaactttgttggccttaaaggtaccagctggactcAGAACTTTTCTACTCCTTCAAACCAATCCGGCTACCCACAGGAACATAGCAGAAAAGATGAGTAGGGGAATAATAAATTGacttattaaatattaaaattcccCCAAAAGCATCAATAATTTCCTAAACGGTGCCCAAATAAAACCGTTATCACTCATAGTCTGATTTTTACCGCACGGGCGAGGCTCTCCGCTACAGCAGAAAGCCTACTAGACAAATACAAAAagagctgaaatcactgaaatgcAAATTTCGCCGGAGTGCGCCCTGTGAAAACGGAGGGCGACTCAGGTGACGGTGAGCGATGCATTAATGCCCCATTTTGTTCCTGTTGCTGCACTAGCCCCAACTATGTCTTGTGCTTGAAATATACtcgtttattttctgaaaagtttAAGGATTTAGCCCAAAAAAACAGGCCGAAGACCGGTTGTGCTGATATGCTAATCAGCTCCATTTCATTGGTCACCGCAATTGAAACCACGCCCCAGTAGTGTGGTGGCGTGGATAAGGAATGCAGAATACATTTCGAAGGGGAAGGCAAGCTTCTTAAAGTGACAGGCAGTTTGCGAAAAATTCCATCCAGTTCTTCTTTGGGCTCCGATTTGAGCCGGCTGTGATGAGTCAGGAGCTGGTGCTTGAGAGACTGCGGGCTAGCGGGATGTAATTGCAATTGGCTTTTTAATATGGTGTTCAAACCAAATTGCAGGATAATGTATGGAGAAAACCCACTATGTATGTCTGGGGTTGGGATTTTGCTTCTAAACAACTGAGCCACAAGGCAGGCAGTGCAAACCGACCTCTGTGCTGGATCCAGGCCTCAAGAAGTTCTGCAATCTGCAGTTCTATCTACCACATGTAGGCATTGGGACGACTgatctgtcccccaccccccaccccaagacaaCAGTGCCACAGGTCTATCGGACTGCCCCAACTCATCCAAGATTTTTTCTGTGGTACAGCACTACAGTTTGTGAGCAAATGAAGCCAGAATCACAGTTGAGTATGAGTATCACAGAGGCACAATGGCATTGATCCAGTGTGGTAGATAGACTGTAGGGCTGT
The DNA window shown above is from Sphaerodactylus townsendi isolate TG3544 linkage group LG07, MPM_Stown_v2.3, whole genome shotgun sequence and carries:
- the LG07H12orf57 gene encoding protein C10, whose protein sequence is MSSLQRPVATSTQAQPVSLSAEQAKVVLAEVIKAFGAPENAQRLEEARENAGNDMGKMLQFLLPVATQIQQDVIKAYGFSNDGEGVLKFARLIKSYESQDLEIASMSGKLKSMFLPPMMLPPHGTGAGALATS